The region ggtgctgtaaaaaaaaaaaaaaaaagcccgtagccagcaaaaactttataattttataaatatttattttaacgattaatagttttttttgctttatttattttttgctataacTATATgcaaacagatttttaaaaaattaatcgaGTTACGGGGCGATAAAAGTAAGGCAGTTATAAAATTATCAgtgttttctttttgattgtGAATACATAGTAGTTACAATTTATAGACCTAAAAGGAAGACTAAGTCTTaggttcttttttatttaaaagtcggaaatattaaataacttaataaacaaaaactaagttattttaaacttatacttaggggttgtccatagaatatacaaatacttttatttcgACATTTTCCTCCGCATTTTGCTAAACGCCTTTTTGGTAATACCGgcattaaactctttttttaaatttatcataatatgaataaaatctcaagttaatagtaaaactttcattgattcgataagcttatttattttatatcaaaaatactaactttttcatttttcgcttttttctCTTTGTAAAATGAgcccgtaaaaaacatagggcgTTCAGAGTATCATCCTCAAGAGATGATTTAATTTTGTGACAATGTTGCCACTTGCTGAAAATCCACGCACCAATTTGACACTTGTTGGTTTAATAGTTTTGAAGTATTGGtagaaatttttcaattatttaccACGATTTCTTCCTTCTTCAAAAACTGCCAcctaaatacatatattttttgatgaattattcGAAACATTTAATCttcccttgttgttacatttcttttttcataactttaaaatcaatttttctttcaatgaCAAGTTTACAGAGTTATCAACAGAATCTCTATCGGAAGAAACGCTGGTGGAAGGAAGAAGATTATACGTTTTCTGATTGAGCCGATCTTTCAGTCCAGAAATGGTATATACAATGACTAATTTGCTAAGGTGCTCAAAAGATAGCGTTGAATCTAAATTCTCGTAACGTTGATGGCCCTTGTTCAGAAGGTGTTGTATGCTGAAAAAAGATGAACGCTGCTCATTGAATCGTCGTACCAACATAGCTTTCAAATTTACAGCAAAATTGGTTTCTCCAAGATTATCTATCATAAAAATGTTGTATCGGCTGACAACAGTGTTGCATCATTTCAGCACAATGTTTTCCCAGCCAGTTTTACTGGCGCAAGACATGAATTAACAGCTAATATTGCATCGAACTCCTTATCAGTTACCTCAACTTTGGAAACTTTGGACTTAAGGTCAGTCAGTGACTCGCAAatgcaatttttcaattttgtgaAACGTTCGAGCACTGTATGCAAGCTACTCCAGCGAGTTTTGGAGCCAAGTATTAGTGGAAgaactttacaaaatttttctaatgtgtatttgtaaagtatttgatcattttttgtcgGAGAACGGCGAAATAATTTCGCAACGGTGCGCACCTTTTTGATTAACGGCTGCAAATCAGTCAGTTCAATAGAGTCATTCTCTTTACTCATTACAACTTGAAACCCGCCTGAAAAGTCTAACAATTATTGGTTTTGTTTGTGTCATCGTCAGTATTTCTATCCTCGtcacaatttttaaactaaatcagTGCATTTTTTAGTCGGCAGCGAATCAACAACTGTAACTAATCCGAGACTCCGAAATAAAGGGTGTTTATTCTTGAAAAAACTGAGGACAACGAATTGTCGCGTTGATTTTGAAAGAAATCGGTGATAACAGGTTTGGATATTTTAGCAGTTGATAACGGTATAATTGAAAACGAAACGGATGACGATGCTGCATCTTGGTACAATTTCCTCTTCGGCTAGTCAATTTCATGCTTAGTTTTTACATATGTATGCTGTACACTGGTACTTCTACCATTTGATTTTATCTCTTTGTTGCAATTCTTTCACTTTGCAAGTTGAATTTCTTTATTACGCAGAAAATAAAACCACGCAGgacttttttctttgttcttttaTCTTTACAATGTTGTGATCCTATATAACTGATacaaatttacaatgtttataaaatatatagcggtaagagaaaaaaaataaaaaactcacaattttatagaatacaaaaaatataactgcAGGGTATCATTGATATTGAAAGAACGCggaaaacttgcagaagaccagatcgtcttgtcatcaagaaaacGCTTGTACTTGTAATACgttttgtattttcattttacatgTTTCTAGTTTCACAAAGTATAATGGTAGTTCATTTTAGATTGGATtcacatataataaaatgtaagataataaataattgataaatGCTAGATTTtgtacacacaaatatatgcataaataaaattagtattgatttatatattttttatattgatatttgTTATTGAAGTTTTTCGGGATTTCATTATTAGTCTGTGTAAGTtcatataattgtttatatttaaaacgaattttttcaaacaatttaggttttctaattttgttattatgtcATTTCTGAATATCAGTTTATTATAGAGATAAGGACCGCGATATGAAATTGTAAAACgcaatagttttgtttttctaaacggtatattaaaatattcctACTTATTGAGTGTCATATCTATTTCTATTGCTTTTAAAGAAATCATTTGAGAAATGTGATGGGACAAGCCCGAGTTTatatttaagcaaaaataataagtGTTGATAAATGTTTATTCTATAGACGTTTAGTGCATTAAGGAGTTTTAACAAAGGTTCAGCATGAatgaatttaacttttttatagacAATTCTAACGGCATGTTTTTGACGTCGATAAGGTAATTTCAAATTGGATTTATTGGTACTTGCTCATGCTATATTACCATATGTGTAATAGGTCAgtataaatgagaaataaagatgttttagattttcttgGGAAAACATTGGTCTAGCTCAGAGACGTGGTGGCACCTGAAAAGCAGGTACGAATTTCCAGAAGAGGGGCCTGGTGAAGTACTTTTAACGAGAGACAAATAAGCGATCAaggaaaattatatttatactaaaaaaagttttttatggataCGAAATATTACATAACTCATTTGtatcagtataattttttattatgtctgAATGCGTCAAGTTCCACATTTTCTCATGTTCCACTGACAAGAGAACACAATCCCCAACATGCTCTGATGTCAACCGATTTGCTAGAAGAGTTTTGACAAGTTTCAGTTTGCTGAAAACTCTCTCACACTCTGCTGAAATTTTTGGAATTGTACTAAATATCTTGTAAAGAACTGCAACAGAGGGGAATACAGCGTCTAACATAATCCTCACCATAAAATTGTAAATGGTGAGGAAAGAAGGCAAAGTTTTGTTATACTTCTCAGCAGTCTTTCTGTAGATCTCCACATAATCAACCATTTCAGTAGTGAATTCATTTAAACTGATaccaattttgaatttttcaagcactgtttgaattttttcttgTGAATTAGAGTTATGAAAATTATGACTAATATCTTCACTCATATTCTTCAATAAAAAGATGTCTATGCTTTCTAAAAATTTCATCTGTGAAGAAAATTTACCAACAAGAACTGCAGTTGCTGAATCAACTACAGTATAAAACACTTCTGCTAGCCATTGATCTTTAGCCTGAGTAAACCGCTCATCTTCTGTTTCATCGAAATCCAGTCGTTTCTTTCTGCGAGCCCTTTTCTTAACAAATGCTTGCTGTTCAAGCTGAGCTTCAGTTGCAATTTTAACAGCAGATAAAATAGCATTTTGGTCAGCGCTGTCCCTTAGTACTTGAAGCTTTTCCATTGATACATCGACAGATATTATAGTAATGGAAAAATCAAGTGTTTCCCtttgaagaattttatttagGGGACCCAagataaaaatttctttgaagaGACATAAAGTCACTATTGTTTCATATGACTAAAATTGGGATAAAAGACCCTGTGCTTCACTTCGAATATTCATTTTAAGTTCCCTGTCATTCCACTGTACAAACTATTTAACTTAGACACTTGTTACTGTACAAACTATTTAACTCTTAATGgaacaagtaaaaaaacaataacagaaaattttatttcaaaaaaatagtgacaaaaattgttaataaattttaaaatcaattcccaaaaatataaaaaaataaggcaaacattttatttagtttgttcaAGGCAATCGATTACTGCAAGGTATTGTGTCAGCAGTCGGTCTGTAGCATTTTGTAAGGCACTGAAACGAACACTGTTGGTAGCAGCCAGTTCAAGAAGCTGATTCACATCCTCAAGAAGGGATTTGCACTtctcaaatatattatttacttgaGTTTTCGTATAGAAAAGTCTTTAATTTCTGCACATCACCGGGCTTGTTTTCTGTTCCAAATTCTGTTCCAACACTGCTTCAAATGTGTTTCAACACCTTTATTTATTTCTTGCATATTGCACTATCAAAAGACATACCCACACACTTTTGAATATCTACGTCATTTGATTTGAgttcatcttttattttttcacttattCCTTCACCAGTAGTTGTTTCAGTTTCAACCATTGAAATCAGATGTTCCTTTACAACGGCCTCTTCTGCAGCAAGCGTAGCATAGCGTAATACAATAGAAGTTTGCTCACAGAGTGTAATATCAGTGGTGCTATCAGCTGATAGTGAAAAGAATACTGAATTATTTACCTGAAATATCCTTCGTGACCATCTGTGTAATAGCATTAATCAGCTTGTTTTGTGTATAATTAGAAAGAAACGTTATTCTAGCACCCCTTCCAGCAGATTGTTTTTGAGTACTGCaaatatttgaaagtttttcatTCAGCACCTCATCATACTGACTGagtaaatttaacaaatttagaaatttatcCGCACCACATTGAAAGACTTCACTTTTTTAGAGTCATTGTAAAAGTTGGCTTCCTCATTTTCACGTAAAGAAATGTTCTCTGCGATCAAATACCGAATAGCATCAATAAATCGTATTTGGTATTGATGTAGTTTCTCCGCTTCTTTACGTTTTTTGCTCAGATGTCTCAtggtttcaatattttatattttatcaattgttGAGTCTGATAATGCCTGAGCCAAAGCTTCAGCAGCATTTCAATGGTTTTTCTGGGTGCAATGCTTTGTTATAATGTGGCTTAAGTTTGACCAATTATCAAACCCATCACGTAAAGAATTTGTGTCCTCTCTTGATCAAAAGCATAAACaaacaatgcaaaaaaatttgtttagtgaTAGAGAGTAGGTTAGCCATGATTTTTCTGCACAACTTCAATGTCATTAACTTTAACTGATTCTGTGTAATACTTAGATAACCTTGAATGTTTTGTTGGCTGATTTGGCCTTAATAcaataaattgctttttatcaATCACCTTTGCATTTTTCAGTTCTAGAAATTTAGCTAGATCATTTTCATTGACATTTACAACGTTTTCTGGTTGCTTCTGAATAACCTTTTTTGCTAGAGTTAGGTCCACCGCTGCAGTTTCAGGCACTTCATAATTACCCATTTCTACAGTCACTCTCTCAGTTTCAGTAATGTTTCGGTGTATGAATGTTTCTGAATATTGTAGTTCTGCTCCTTTATCTGCTGCAGTTATGCCATCTTGATTATTGTCTGTGTCTCTGACGCGAGACCTGCCGTTAACTTTAATTGTTTTGGATCATTACCAGCTGCTTTCAATTAATGTTgtcatttttgagttttttttcagCACTAGATTTGTATTTCCATGTTGcctctttttttttcctctttattTCAActgaaacataaataaatataaaattaaaaatatgtccTATGATCTTTCGTTTGAGTTATAACTACTATCGGTCCAAGGTATTTATAAATAGTAGTACTATTTATAAATTCCATGGACCGATGGGGAGTGGACTGGAGCATATTGAGTATTAGTGAAtgaaaggaataaaaaaatttctttaaacacacaattttatttatcaaacatATTTTAACCATATTTACCAATACAAAGCAAATGAATTcatgcattttatatatttatcgtTTTGAActtttcaataacaattttctcttttttctgtTGATGGGATGGTTAATTTCATCAGATAAAGAGGAGACATCGTTTAATCGTTCGTCACTACAATGTTTGCTTTCGGTATTCTTTTCGTTTAGCAATTTTTTTCGTTTAGTCTGCCTTTACCTTCTTCTGTTTCAGCCGCTCTTGCCTTAACATATCgttctctttgttttttttgccgAGATGCTCGTTGTTCGGCTGATTTATTTGCTCTAGATCGAAATTTCCGTTCTATTTCTCGAGCAAGACAAGCAAATCGATCAACTTCAGTTtccagttttcttttttatatttagctttcttctttttatttctacgttgataagaaatttttttttttttactcattaactttaaaaaatttggttattattttttattactatttataagtaaagtattaaaacattactgacttttttacagtataaaatctattaatttcaggtcaacaacattttttgttaatattattcaacagcgattttatttatttacgcTAAACAAAGTTTGTTGTCTTTGGTTTgtttaaattacttttcttaacaatttctttcattcaaactaaagtttatttattttattattaccgCTGACCTAGTGTTTATTTTGCGCTGACACCAAACAAACAAACCGTCGTGAAagcaagttaaataaaattttgtaaaaaatacccTGATAGAAACTTAtagaactaaaataaattttttctctttaaggATTGGGGGCCCAGTTTCCTGAGCCAGAATTAGGGCCCAGTACAAGTCCTCGTACCCTCGTACTGGGTCACCACGTTCCTGGTCTAGCTTTGTATAGCACGCCAATATCTTTGGTTATTTTAGTACTTAAATAGTCAATGTGTGCTTTCCATGAAATATTTTCGTCAATTAGTAAACCTAGAAATTTAGTTGTTGAggttctttcaatatttttgttttctatttttagcaATGGCAatatatttggtatttttttttttttttggttgggatggaataaaatataattgtttttttctgcGTTTAAAGATAATTTCTTAGATTTTAGCcagatattaagttttttaagttaaatatttgttgtttcaAAGAGTTTCTTAATAGACtgagatgaataaaaaaattagtatcatctgcaaacattatgaTATCAAGTTTGTTTAAGCCTTTCGGAAGATCATTAACAATAAGGAAAtcagaatggaaccttgggtaACGCCACATTTAATCTTAAGCATTTTTGAACAGATATTTTCATCATTATTAACACATTGCTGTCtgtttagtaaaaagtttttaaaccagaGAATTTTAGGCGCCACGTTAGGGCCAATATTTGCGAAGAAAATATTGGCCCTAAAATGGCGCCTAAAATTCAAACTCCAAATAACtcctttgaaaattattttactgatCTAAATAACGAACTAACTTTCTTAACAATTATAAATCTCAATTCTTCTTCAAATCTTCAATTCTCAAAACTCATCGTTGTTCGGCAATAGAGTTCTTATCGTTGTGTTCtgtttcatttataataattcTATCTGGTAAgctgtttgtttttatatttttttttccgaCTATTTCTTTCATGATGTTCCATGTTTTTTggtatctttatttgttttttgaagtattttagaataacaaatttttttggaatgttttctgattttttcgaaaagatatttatattgttaataagtAGATGAAAGGGAATCAAACAACAAGCGAGATATTTccaatgaatttaataaatactttgcCAACATTGGTGCTGATCTTGTTGCATACTTGTattcgtttatatatatatatatatatcaaaaacaacAATCTAAGCGTTTTTCAACCTTCtcttttatgacaaaaaaatcgtatataaataaaaagttataattcccatgacaattataaaacaacaatagtCATTAAAAACCATAAATGAATGCGCGACTTTCATCACGTTTATCTACGTGACTTTTACCACGTATacgtaataattttaattcaccaaCTTTAATAGAACATGCCCTCTTGGTGAATTAACTCATAAGTCTAATCGTTGTGGGGCTCTTATTATTCGTCCGGAGCGCGTTATCGTTTGTTCGTTGCAATCATTTCGAACTTGAACGGCATTCTTGTTATATCTTCCTTTACCGTTACCAACTTCATCTTTTGATATATCAAGACCATCGTTAAATGAGTCTTTTTTATAATGAGAGTCCGGAATACGGCGACGCAAGTGTGAGATATGTTTTGGGAATACCCTATTTGCGGTTTCGACGTCAAACGACCAGGCATTTTGCTTCCGTACGATACCAGGTATACAATCACATAACCGATCACATTTTGTCTCTTGAGCTGGTTTTACCCAAACATTGTTACCTTCCTTGAATATGTTGTCTGCTTCATATTTTTCGACTTTTTTACGAGTATCGACACCTGGAATAAACGACGTTGGTTTTTGCTTAAATTGCTGCGATGGACTTTTACTACAATTTGATGAGATCGTCTCATTGTACAGTAATACTGCCAGAGCGATTGAGCAACGTGAGCGGGCGACTGTTCTTTTGATTGTTCTGTGTATGCGTTCAACGATACCATTGCCTTGAGCTTGATGAGCTGCTCGATATTCTAAATCAACGTCCCATTCGTCAGCAAACCTTGTTAGCGTGTGCGAACGAAATTCATTGTCCATTAGAAAACAAACTGGCGGTCCAAATAAGGAAAATATTTCTTCCAGCTTTCCATTAATTTCAGCCGCTGTTTTGGTTACCAGTTTGCGCCACACTGTATACCGTGATGGGCCGCAGTCAATCATTGATAAGTATAGTTCTGCACCTACATGCGTCACATCGAGAGCAACCCGATTTCAATTCTGCTTTACACTCTGACCATGCTTCCATTTTAAGAAATAAGGATCGATGGAGTTGCACTGGTTACAACTTGCAATTACTGCTGAAACCTCCTTACGTGATACATTCTGGTTGTTTCGTAAACAAAGTTGCAATGTTCGATCGACACCAAAATGACCAATTGAGTGAACTTTCCATATGTCTTTCTGTTGGATTATTCCGGTTGCACACACTGTTCTGCACCATTTTTGAGGGATTCGTGAAAGTCGATCGGCCAGATTTAGTTCAGATGGAATCCATTGTACAATAATCCTAATATCTTTTGCTATTTCCTTTATCGTATTCAGCCGTCGTTGTACTAGCAGTTGAGAAATTCCCCGAGTCTTTACGCGATATTCTTCTTTTAAAACTGCGTTTAACCATCCCACGGTGCTCTTGCTATCGCTGAATACTGTGAGTTTTTTTATATCCCATTTACTGGCTAAATTTAACCCTCGAAGTATCGAATCTAGTTCACTTATATTAATATGGTGCGTATCACTCGTTAGTCGTAGCCATGCTGGATCTTCAATAACGATTCCTCCAATTAGAAGAACTACACCCAGTCCTATGGACGATGCATCACAGTAAAGCTCAGCTTTTCCATTCACTGGTACCAGCTATTTCCCACCAACCGAGTCCTCTTTTCCCAAACGGTGAAGCAactcattcattttttctttgcaaTCTTCAGAAGCATATTCATTCCATGGAATATTTCCAGCTAATCGTTTGATGTATGAAGCTTGTAAACGCAAACTTCCTGCCACCGGGTAATGTCCAATAAGTTTACCTAAATTGCTAAAAAGCTGTGATCGTGTGACTGCATTTGAAGATTCGAATTTTACTACATTGTCCCGCTTCCATATCAATTCCCCATTTTTATTTCGTTCGAC is a window of Hydra vulgaris chromosome 15, alternate assembly HydraT2T_AEP DNA encoding:
- the LOC136091718 gene encoding uncharacterized protein LOC136091718, which gives rise to MEKLQVLRDSADQNAILSAVKIATEAQLEQQAFVKKRARRKKRLDFDETEDERFTQAKDQWLAEVFYTVVDSATAVLVGKFSSQMKFLESIDIFLLKNMSEDISHNFHNSNSQEKIQTVLEKFKIGISLNEFTTEMVDYVEIYRKTAEKYNKTLPSFLTIYNFMVRIMLDAVFPSVAVLYKIFSTIPKISAECERVFSKLKLVKTLLANRLTSEHVGDCVLLSVEHEKMWNLTHSDIIKNYTDTNELCNISYP
- the LOC136091719 gene encoding uncharacterized protein LOC136091719; protein product: MSEKHESSYRKEINEWINSGILVPYNKQALGPPRVLIPLMCVVQKNKGRKIRPMGDFRALNKFVNCHTANADVCQEKLRSWRKIECAKILDLKKAYLQIHIDKKLWPYQTVIINGERYCFTRMCFGINVAPTIMTTIFRHVLNMNSTVKKACDNYIDDIFVDESVETVENVAKHLEKFGLQCKPPEELEKGRVLGLRVERNKNGELIWKRDNVVKFESSNAVTRSQLFSNLGKLIGHYPVAGSLRLQASYIKRLAGNIPWNEYASEDCKEKMNELLHRLGVVLLIGGIVIEDPAWLRLTSDTHHINISELDSILRGLNLASKWDIKKLTVFSDSKSTVGWLNAVLKEEYRVKTRGISQLLVQRRLNTIKEIAKDIRIIVQWIPSELNLADRLSRIPQKWCRTVCATGIIQQKDIWKVHSIGHFGVDRTLQLCLRNNQNVSRKEVSAVIASCNQCNSIDPYFLKWKHGQSVKQN